In the Streptomyces spororaveus genome, GCGGTGACCGCGCCACCTGGGAGCGCCGCTGGCACGAGGCGGCGCGCGCCGACGGAGACGACGGAGCGGCCCGCCCGGCGGTCAAAGCCGTGCAGCAGCACCAGGAGAACGAGCTGCGCGCGGCCGAGGTGCGCGCCGTGCTGCCGCCGCCCTCACAGCTGCCGATGGAGGCTCACCCCCTGGTGGGACGGCGTGAGCTGCTCCAGCGCGCCCGGGCCCTGACGGCCCCCTCGTACGGCGGACAGCGCCCCGCGGCGCCCTTGGTGATCAGCGGTCAGGTGGGTGTGGGCAAGACGGCCTTCGCCCTGCGGCTGGCCCACGAACTGGCCGTGAACCTGCCCGACGGGCAGCTCTACGCGAACCTCGACCCGGCCGCGGACGGACGCAAGGACGCCGCCGGAATCGCGGGCGGTTTCCTGGAGGCGCTCGGCATCCCCGCCGACCGGATCCCGAACGATCCCGGTCAGAGAATTGGCCTGTACCGTTCGCTCCTCAACCGGCGGCGGCTGCTCGTGGTGCTCGACGGCGTCCAGCACGAGCGCCAGATCCGGGAACTTCTCATCGCGGCGCCCGAGAGCCGCATCATCATCACCAGTCGATCGCGTCTACTGGGCCTCGACGGAATTGGCCGGATCCGGCTCCCCGCACTGGACCGCGACGAGTCGATGGAGCTGCTCGCCCAGCTGCTCGGCGGCGACCGGGTCGGTACCGAGCCGCGCGCCTGCCTGCGTCTCGCCGACGCCTGCGGGGACCTGCCGCTGGCGCTCAACCTGGCCGGCCGGCGCCTCGCGGCCCGCCCCGAGTGGATGCTCCAGGACTCCGTGTCCGAGCTGCTCGGCGATGTCCCCGGCGGACCGGGCGCACCCGGCGGACCCGGCGGGCGCGAAGGGCAGCGGGCACCCGGCCGCTTCCTGGCCCGGCTGCAGATCGGTGACGACGCGCTGAGCAACCGCCTCGACAGCGCCTACCGGCTGCTCACCCCGTGGGCCCGCCTGATGCTGCGCCAGTTCGCCGGCTCCGACAACCCGCCCTCCGTGGACAACGTGGTGTACGAGTCCGCCGACGCGCTCGCCATGCTGGTCGAGCGGTCCGCGCAGCCCGTGGAGGACCTCCTCGAACGGCTCCTCGACGCGGGGCTGCTCGACCACTCCGACCTGCCGGGGCAGTACGGGCTGACGCCGATGGCCCGGGCGTACGCGCTGACGCAGCCGGACCCCACGGAGGAGGACCCGGCCCCCGCCCCGGCCTCGCCGCGCGGCCAGGCGCACGCACCGCGGCCGAGGTAGCCCCCTAGGAAGCGGCCCGGTAGGTGAGGGTGACGTAGAGGTGCTCGTCGAGGACCTTGGCGAGCGACACCCCGGGCCGGCCGATCTCGGCGCACAGCGCGGCCTCGTCCAGGCCTCCGCCCTCCTCCAGCGCCGCACGCGCCCAGCTCCGGCCGAGCACCAGGTGACGGGCGAAGGCGGCCCCGTCCCGTACCCCGTGCAGCCGCTGCGCGATGGCCGCGTCCCACGGCATGACCGAGTCGGGCCGCAGTGCGTACAGGGCCTTGGCCGCGGCGGTCGGGCCGAGGCTGCGCCGGCCGACCGGCAGCGCCGCCAGCTCCTCGTAGGCGGCGGCGAACCGGGAGATCTCCCGCGGGGTGAGCCGGGCCAGCGGGGCGTGCGCCAGGGCGTGCCGCTCCCACCAGGCCGCCAGTCCCGCGTCCAGGGTGTCGGGCTCGCCCTCGCGCGGGTAACGGATGCGGCAGCCCCAGGAGTTCAGCCAGCGGTGCAGGGCCGTGCGGTGGGCTGCGAGCGAGAGGTCGAGGGCGCCGCCGGTCTCCTCGCGCAGCGCCCACCAGCTCCGGTCCACGCCCGCGAAGCCGTTGAACACCTCGGCCGAGGCGCGCAGTTCGGCCAGGGACGGCGCGGGCGGCGGCGCGGCCGGCGGATCCAGATGGGCGCGGGCGACCTTGGCGGGCACCACCATCCGCCACGCCTCGGTGACCAGCTCCGTCAGCTCGTCCGTCTCCAGGGCCGCCAGGCGGGCCTCCACCCAGTGGAAACGCAGATCGGATGCGCGGGGCAGGAAGAACTTCTCCGGCTCGGCGGCGACGAGCGCCGCCCGCTCCTCCTTGGGGAAGGCGAAGCCCAGTTCGCTCTCGTCCCGGGACAGGGCGAGATAGACGATCCTGCCGATCCGGAACTTCACCCGGTCCCGGATCAGGTGCTCCTCGGTCCTCGGCAGGCTCAGCGCGAGCCGCCGTACGTCGTCCACCGTTGCCACTGCCCGCTCCCTGCGCTTCCGGCCGCCGCTCACAGACCCGCGAGCTGCGGGGTGTGGACGTCCAGCGGTGGCCCGTCGAGGGCACCGAGGCCGATCAGCGACGGAGTCCTGCCGATCAGCCGGTCGGCCAGCGACCGCGCGATGAGCGGCGCGAACTTGAAGGATGTGCCACCGCAGGCCGCGTACGCGAATCCCGCGCCGCCGAGGGCGACCAGCAGTGGGCCGCCGGTCGGCGCGAACGCCGAGTAGTAGGCGTCCTTGGCCGCGGTCACCCAGGCCGGGCCGAAGCCGGGGAGGATGTCCCCGAACTCCTTCTCCAGCTTGCGCTGCCAGTACGGGTCGGTCGCGTAGTCGGTGATCGCGTCCGCCACCCGGCAGGCGGTGGCCGAGGTGAGTTTGAGCGCCGTGCCCGCCACCGGCGGGATCAGCCACGCTCCGCCCGCGGTGCCGAGGGCCGGTACGGCCGGGGTGGCCGCCCACGCCTGCGACTGGTGCCGGGGCACCCGGCAGTAGAGGAGGGACTGGCGGTACAGGGTCAGCCGCTCGGAGACGCTTCGCGGCAGCAGGTCCCGCGACCAGGGCCCGACGGCCACCAGGACCGCGTCGCTGCGCAGTACCCGTCCGTCCACCAGCCGTACGCTGCCGCTCTCGCCGTCGACGGCGGTCACGGCCCGGTGCTCGATCAGCTCGATGCCCCGCTGCCACTTCAGCCAGCCGACACAGGCGGCGAGGACCCGTTCGGCGAGCAGTACGCCCGCCTCGTCCTCCAGTACCGCGCCGAGGCCGCCGCCCACGTGCAGGTGCGGATAGCGGTCGGCCAGGCCGGCCGCCGTCAGTTCCCTGGCGTGGCCGCCGGCGTCGGCGAGCATCGCCGCCGCGTCGGCCGCGGCCGCGGGCGGCAGGACGGTGAGGGAGCCGACCTGCTCGTAGAACCGCGTCAGGAACAGCTCTTCCAGTTCGACCCAGCGGCGGTGCGCGCGCAGCGCGGCCGCCGTGGCCGGCGGGTCCGCCGGATGCAGGGCCCGCAGGATCCGGTGCTGGTCGAAAGAGG is a window encoding:
- a CDS encoding NB-ARC domain-containing protein, which translates into the protein MGRLERPLAPDAGPVTAFARELRRLRTAAGSPGYRDMATRAMFSASVLSDAAAGYRLPTLQVALAFAEACGGDRATWERRWHEAARADGDDGAARPAVKAVQQHQENELRAAEVRAVLPPPSQLPMEAHPLVGRRELLQRARALTAPSYGGQRPAAPLVISGQVGVGKTAFALRLAHELAVNLPDGQLYANLDPAADGRKDAAGIAGGFLEALGIPADRIPNDPGQRIGLYRSLLNRRRLLVVLDGVQHERQIRELLIAAPESRIIITSRSRLLGLDGIGRIRLPALDRDESMELLAQLLGGDRVGTEPRACLRLADACGDLPLALNLAGRRLAARPEWMLQDSVSELLGDVPGGPGAPGGPGGREGQRAPGRFLARLQIGDDALSNRLDSAYRLLTPWARLMLRQFAGSDNPPSVDNVVYESADALAMLVERSAQPVEDLLERLLDAGLLDHSDLPGQYGLTPMARAYALTQPDPTEEDPAPAPASPRGQAHAPRPR
- a CDS encoding MmcQ/YjbR family DNA-binding protein is translated as MATVDDVRRLALSLPRTEEHLIRDRVKFRIGRIVYLALSRDESELGFAFPKEERAALVAAEPEKFFLPRASDLRFHWVEARLAALETDELTELVTEAWRMVVPAKVARAHLDPPAAPPPAPSLAELRASAEVFNGFAGVDRSWWALREETGGALDLSLAAHRTALHRWLNSWGCRIRYPREGEPDTLDAGLAAWWERHALAHAPLARLTPREISRFAAAYEELAALPVGRRSLGPTAAAKALYALRPDSVMPWDAAIAQRLHGVRDGAAFARHLVLGRSWARAALEEGGGLDEAALCAEIGRPGVSLAKVLDEHLYVTLTYRAAS
- a CDS encoding NAD(P)/FAD-dependent oxidoreductase, which produces MSTRVTVVGGGVIALLTAVECVLDGHKVTVVDQGPIPHSRATSFDQHRILRALHPADPPATAAALRAHRRWVELEELFLTRFYEQVGSLTVLPPAAAADAAAMLADAGGHARELTAAGLADRYPHLHVGGGLGAVLEDEAGVLLAERVLAACVGWLKWQRGIELIEHRAVTAVDGESGSVRLVDGRVLRSDAVLVAVGPWSRDLLPRSVSERLTLYRQSLLYCRVPRHQSQAWAATPAVPALGTAGGAWLIPPVAGTALKLTSATACRVADAITDYATDPYWQRKLEKEFGDILPGFGPAWVTAAKDAYYSAFAPTGGPLLVALGGAGFAYAACGGTSFKFAPLIARSLADRLIGRTPSLIGLGALDGPPLDVHTPQLAGL